The bacterium nucleotide sequence TTGAAGCGTATCCAACAGAAAAAACAATAAACGTCTCCCGCAAATTTCGCCGATACGCGCAGAAATCCTCATCTGCGAAAATCCGCGGTATCTGCGGGAATAAATAATTTGAAAGATTATCCAGAATGTCCAGCAATAATGAATTCACAGAAACAGAGAAAATTCAAATTGGCGACGACTCTAAAACCTCATTGGTGCGTGAACAATTTGGCCGTCTCTATAACATCATGCGCGAACTGCGAACCAAATGCCCGTGGGATAGGGAACAAACGCATGATTCATTGCGGCAGTATCTGCTGGAAGAAGTTTACGAGGTTCTTGAAACGTTGGATGAAAAACATTATGAGGAATTGTGCAAAGAAATGGGCGACCTGATGCTGCAGATACTGTTTCACTCACGTATTACTTCGGAAAATAATATTTTCGACATTACGGACGTTATCCGCAGTTTGAATGATAAATTGATCCGCCGTCATCCGCATGTGTTCGGCGAGGTCATTGCAAACGATGCGGAACAGGTGTTGAAAAACTGGGAGCAGATCAAGTTGACTGAAACGGACCGGCAATCGGTTCTGGACGGGGTTCCAAAAACGATGCCAGCGTTGGCGCGTGCATACCGTGTGCAGGAAAAAGCGTCGCGCGTCGGGTTCGATTGGGGCGACATCAAGGACGTTTGGCCTAAAGTGTACGAGGAACTGAAAGAACTTGAGGAAGCTTTAGAAAAAAAGGATTTAGAAAAAACAGAAGATGAATTAGGCGACGTATTGTTTTCCATCGTCAATATTTCCAGATTTCTAGAGGTTAATCCCGAGGATGCTCTGCGGGGCACGATCGAGAAATTCATGCGCCGGTTCATGTATGTAGAACAAAAATTCACTGAATTGAAACGACCGATGAAGGGGGCTTCGTTGGAAGAGATGGATGTGTTTTGGAATGAAGCGAAGAAGATGG carries:
- the mazG gene encoding nucleoside triphosphate pyrophosphohydrolase, which codes for MSSNNEFTETEKIQIGDDSKTSLVREQFGRLYNIMRELRTKCPWDREQTHDSLRQYLLEEVYEVLETLDEKHYEELCKEMGDLMLQILFHSRITSENNIFDITDVIRSLNDKLIRRHPHVFGEVIANDAEQVLKNWEQIKLTETDRQSVLDGVPKTMPALARAYRVQEKASRVGFDWGDIKDVWPKVYEELKELEEALEKKDLEKTEDELGDVLFSIVNISRFLEVNPEDALRGTIEKFMRRFMYVEQKFTELKRPMKGASLEEMDVFWNEAKKMELK